From a single Nostoc edaphicum CCNP1411 genomic region:
- a CDS encoding FecCD family ABC transporter permease, protein MLARPFETIFAKHRVFWAVFLLGTALVVTLVLSLSQGAVPLNMSELWQAILHKGDPIKQTILWDLRLPRITAALIVGAALGMSGALLQGMLRNSLADPFILGISAGAGLIVILMIVWQIFPIAIPLAAWMGAILTSAIVILLGRAGSGISVERLILGGVAVSSLFGAVQSTLLLLAEDGQIQIALSWLVGSLNGRGWQEIATPAPYIIVALIGGCLLARSVNVLALGDDLAVGLGVSLTRSRLLIGGVATLLAAGAVSISGLIGFVGLVVPHGVRLIVGTDHRFVLPLSALAGAWLLTFADLLSRLGAVELPVGSVTALLGSPLFIWLLYRRSAGFNKF, encoded by the coding sequence ATGTTGGCTAGACCATTTGAGACAATTTTTGCTAAACACCGTGTATTTTGGGCTGTTTTCCTTCTTGGTACAGCACTGGTGGTAACGCTAGTACTGTCGCTTTCTCAAGGAGCAGTACCTTTAAATATGTCGGAATTGTGGCAAGCCATTCTCCACAAAGGCGATCCAATTAAACAGACAATTCTCTGGGATTTGCGTCTTCCACGCATTACAGCGGCTCTCATTGTCGGTGCAGCTTTGGGAATGTCAGGAGCACTGCTACAAGGAATGTTACGTAATAGTCTTGCTGATCCATTTATTTTAGGCATTTCAGCGGGTGCAGGATTAATTGTGATTCTTATGATCGTGTGGCAAATATTCCCGATCGCAATTCCTTTAGCAGCGTGGATGGGGGCTATTTTGACTTCTGCGATCGTTATTTTACTCGGTCGTGCGGGGTCGGGGATTTCTGTTGAGCGGTTGATTTTAGGTGGAGTGGCGGTGAGTTCTTTATTTGGTGCTGTACAAAGTACATTGCTGCTTTTAGCTGAAGACGGTCAAATTCAAATTGCGCTCAGTTGGTTAGTTGGTAGTCTTAATGGACGGGGTTGGCAAGAAATTGCTACACCTGCTCCTTATATCATCGTTGCATTGATCGGGGGATGCTTGTTGGCGCGATCGGTAAACGTGCTGGCTTTAGGAGATGATTTGGCTGTGGGTTTGGGGGTTTCGTTGACGCGATCGCGCCTGTTAATTGGTGGTGTCGCCACTCTATTAGCCGCAGGTGCCGTCAGCATCAGTGGCTTGATTGGATTTGTTGGTCTTGTTGTCCCTCATGGTGTACGCCTCATCGTTGGTACAGATCATCGCTTTGTTTTACCACTTTCCGCCCTTGCAGGTGCATGGTTACTGACTTTTGCAGATTTGCTCTCTAGGCTAGGAGCAGTAGAACTACCAGTAGGTTCCGTCACCGCCTTGCTGGGTTCACCACTGTTCATCTGGTTACTTTATCGTCGTTCTGCTGGGTTTAATAAATTTTGA
- the ctaD gene encoding cytochrome c oxidase subunit I — MTNVPIEGILLPDEKHNHESPSNWKEYFSFSTDHKVIGIQYLVTSFFFFLVGGIFAMVMRGELMTPESDLVDRTVYNGMFTMHGTVMLFLWTFPSLVGFANYLVPLMIGARDMAFPRLNAVAFWMVPVVGILMMGSFFVPGGPAQAGWWSYPPVSLQNPTGNLINGQVLWLLAVAISGVSSIMGAVNFVTTIVKMRAPGMGFFKMPLFVWAVFSAQIIQLFGLPALTAGAVMLLLDLTAGTAFFDPAKGGNPVMFQHYFWFYSHPAVYVIILPVFGIFSEIFPVYSRKPLFGYKVVAVSSMLIAVVSGIVWVHHMYVSGTPGWMRLIFMMTTMFVSVPTGIKVFAWVATIWGGKMRLNTPMLFALGALVMFVFAGITGIMLSSVPVDVHVNNTYFVVGHFHYVLYGTVTMGLFAAIYHWFPKMTGRMYSESWGKIHFWLAFIGTNLNFLPMHPLGLQGMLRRVASYAPEYQFWNIIASLGGFLLGMSTLPFIFNMVISWMQGEKAPANPWRAIGLEWLVSSPPPVENFEETPIIISEPYGYGKSERLTANLPE, encoded by the coding sequence ATGACTAATGTTCCTATTGAAGGTATCCTTCTCCCTGATGAGAAGCATAACCATGAATCTCCAAGTAATTGGAAAGAATACTTCAGCTTTAGTACTGACCACAAGGTAATTGGTATTCAGTATCTCGTTACCTCATTCTTCTTCTTTCTCGTCGGCGGTATCTTTGCGATGGTGATGCGGGGAGAACTGATGACACCCGAATCAGATTTAGTCGATCGCACCGTCTACAACGGTATGTTCACCATGCACGGCACTGTGATGCTGTTCTTGTGGACATTTCCCTCACTGGTTGGTTTTGCTAACTATCTAGTGCCCCTAATGATTGGGGCGCGAGATATGGCATTTCCCCGCCTGAATGCCGTCGCCTTTTGGATGGTACCAGTAGTTGGGATTTTGATGATGGGTAGCTTCTTCGTCCCTGGAGGCCCAGCCCAAGCCGGCTGGTGGTCTTACCCGCCAGTCAGTCTCCAGAATCCCACAGGTAACTTGATTAATGGTCAAGTTCTCTGGCTGTTAGCGGTGGCAATATCCGGCGTATCCTCAATTATGGGGGCAGTGAACTTTGTCACCACCATTGTCAAGATGCGGGCCCCAGGAATGGGCTTCTTCAAAATGCCGTTGTTTGTCTGGGCAGTATTTAGCGCCCAAATCATCCAACTTTTTGGACTGCCAGCCCTAACAGCTGGCGCGGTAATGCTGCTACTCGACCTCACTGCTGGCACTGCCTTTTTTGACCCTGCCAAGGGTGGGAATCCAGTGATGTTCCAGCATTACTTCTGGTTTTACTCCCACCCCGCTGTTTACGTGATTATTTTGCCTGTCTTCGGCATTTTCTCAGAAATCTTCCCAGTTTATTCACGTAAACCCCTATTTGGTTACAAAGTAGTTGCTGTTTCATCAATGCTGATTGCAGTAGTCAGCGGTATTGTTTGGGTACACCACATGTACGTCAGTGGTACACCTGGCTGGATGCGGTTGATTTTCATGATGACAACGATGTTTGTATCTGTCCCCACAGGAATTAAAGTATTTGCTTGGGTAGCAACTATTTGGGGCGGTAAAATGCGGCTAAATACCCCCATGCTTTTCGCCTTGGGTGCATTAGTCATGTTTGTCTTCGCCGGAATCACAGGCATCATGCTTTCTTCAGTGCCAGTCGATGTCCACGTTAACAATACCTACTTTGTGGTGGGACACTTCCACTACGTCCTCTACGGCACTGTGACGATGGGCTTATTTGCAGCCATTTATCACTGGTTCCCCAAAATGACCGGGCGAATGTACTCCGAAAGCTGGGGTAAAATCCACTTCTGGTTAGCCTTCATCGGCACAAACCTCAACTTTTTGCCCATGCACCCCTTGGGATTGCAAGGAATGTTACGCCGAGTTGCTTCCTACGCCCCTGAGTATCAATTCTGGAACATCATCGCTAGCCTCGGCGGATTCCTCTTAGGAATGTCCACCTTGCCCTTCATATTCAACATGGTGATTTCTTGGATGCAAGGCGAGAAAGCACCCGCTAACCCTTGGCGAGCAATCGGACTAGAGTGGTTAGTTTCTTCACCCCCTCCAGTAGAAAACTTTGAAGAAACTCCCATCATCATCTCCGAACCCTACGGCTACGGCAAATCAGAACGCTTAACAGCCAACCTCCCAGAATAA
- a CDS encoding PadR family transcriptional regulator: MFRHFRSRFGTPAWAGVNEDDSLLVRSWFQHGKHHGRHHEKHFGNEMFGRGWGDEYRTRRGDIKFILLELLSEHPSHGYDLIKEMENRYGGFRRLSPGSVYPTLQLLEEGGYLKSAQEGGKRIYTITDEGRQLLAERTQQETSDSPWDTFKSFVTGKPQEFIELRNAATELAAVVVQVARSGNMERINRVRELLEQVKREIYAILAEK, from the coding sequence ATGTTTAGACATTTTCGGTCACGCTTTGGGACACCTGCATGGGCAGGAGTTAACGAAGATGATTCATTGCTTGTCAGGTCTTGGTTTCAACATGGCAAGCATCATGGTAGACATCATGAGAAACACTTTGGCAATGAAATGTTTGGTCGTGGTTGGGGAGATGAATATCGGACTCGTCGGGGTGACATCAAGTTCATCCTGCTGGAATTGTTATCCGAGCATCCTAGTCATGGTTACGACCTGATTAAAGAGATGGAAAATCGCTATGGTGGTTTCCGTCGCCTCAGTCCTGGCTCAGTGTATCCAACACTCCAATTGCTGGAAGAAGGTGGTTATCTCAAGAGCGCACAGGAAGGCGGCAAACGGATTTACACGATTACGGATGAGGGTAGACAATTATTAGCAGAACGTACCCAACAGGAAACTTCGGACTCTCCTTGGGATACCTTCAAAAGTTTTGTGACAGGTAAGCCCCAAGAGTTTATTGAACTGCGGAATGCGGCAACCGAATTAGCTGCTGTTGTGGTGCAGGTTGCTCGTAGTGGCAATATGGAGCGAATAAATCGGGTTCGTGAGCTTTTAGAGCAAGTTAAACGGGAAATTTACGCGATTCTGGCTGAAAAATAA
- the gatA gene encoding Asp-tRNA(Asn)/Glu-tRNA(Gln) amidotransferase subunit GatA — MASIRELHQQLVKKERSAVEITQEALDRIQALEPKLHSFLCVTAERALEQAGAVDAKIAAGEEIGLLAGIPVGIKDNMCTKGVPTTCASRILENFVPPYESTATQKLADAGAVMVGKTNLDEFAMGSSTENSAYQVTSNPWDLSRIPGGSSGGSAAAVSAQECVVALGSDTGGSIRQPASFCGVVGMKPTYGLVSRYGLVAYASSLDQIGPFANTVEDAAILLSAIAGHDPKDSTSLKVAIPNYAASLKPDFKPRGQLRIGIIKETFGEGLDAVVEQAVTKAVDQLQSLGAEIHIISCPRFRYGLPTYYIIAPSEASANLARYDGVKYGYRAPDADNLLSMYTRTRAAGFGTEVKRRIMIGTYALSAGYYDAYYLKAQKVRTLIKQDFEKAFGAVDVLVCPTSPTTAFKAGEKTTDPLSMYLTDLMTIPVNLAGLPSLSLPCGFDDHGLPIGLQLIGNVLREDLLFQVAYAYEQSTTWHLRKPQIS, encoded by the coding sequence ATGGCATCCATCCGCGAGTTGCACCAACAACTGGTTAAGAAAGAACGTTCTGCCGTTGAAATTACCCAAGAAGCTTTAGATCGCATTCAAGCGTTAGAGCCGAAACTGCACAGCTTTTTGTGTGTGACGGCAGAACGGGCATTAGAGCAAGCGGGTGCTGTGGATGCCAAAATCGCTGCGGGAGAAGAAATTGGACTGCTAGCAGGAATTCCTGTGGGTATCAAGGACAATATGTGTACCAAGGGAGTTCCCACCACCTGCGCTTCCCGGATTTTAGAAAATTTTGTGCCGCCTTATGAATCAACGGCGACACAAAAACTGGCTGATGCTGGGGCGGTAATGGTAGGCAAAACCAACTTGGATGAGTTTGCAATGGGCAGTTCTACAGAAAACTCTGCCTACCAAGTCACGTCTAATCCTTGGGATTTGTCACGAATTCCAGGTGGTTCTTCGGGAGGTTCTGCGGCTGCGGTGTCGGCCCAAGAATGTGTAGTTGCTCTCGGTTCTGATACTGGCGGTTCGATTCGCCAACCTGCATCTTTCTGCGGTGTGGTGGGGATGAAACCAACTTATGGTTTAGTTTCCCGTTATGGTTTGGTGGCTTATGCTTCATCTTTAGATCAAATTGGGCCATTTGCAAACACGGTAGAAGATGCGGCAATATTATTAAGTGCGATCGCAGGTCACGATCCCAAAGACTCTACTAGCCTAAAAGTTGCCATTCCTAACTACGCAGCTAGCTTAAAACCAGACTTCAAACCCAGAGGTCAGCTAAGAATTGGTATCATTAAAGAAACTTTTGGTGAAGGTTTAGACGCTGTAGTAGAACAAGCTGTTACCAAAGCAGTAGATCAGCTACAAAGTTTGGGAGCGGAAATTCATATAATTTCTTGTCCCCGTTTTCGCTATGGCTTACCCACCTACTACATTATCGCCCCATCCGAAGCATCAGCCAACCTGGCTCGTTACGATGGCGTTAAATATGGGTACCGTGCTCCTGATGCCGATAATCTGCTATCAATGTATACTCGTACCCGTGCTGCTGGTTTTGGTACAGAAGTCAAACGCCGGATTATGATTGGCACTTATGCCCTTTCGGCTGGCTATTATGACGCTTACTATCTGAAAGCGCAAAAAGTCCGTACTTTGATTAAGCAAGACTTTGAAAAGGCTTTTGGTGCGGTTGATGTGTTAGTTTGTCCCACATCTCCCACTACAGCATTCAAAGCAGGGGAAAAAACTACTGACCCCTTGAGTATGTATTTAACTGACTTGATGACTATTCCTGTGAATCTTGCTGGTTTACCTAGTCTAAGTTTGCCATGTGGTTTTGATGATCATGGGCTACCGATAGGATTACAGTTAATTGGCAATGTGCTCCGAGAAGACCTACTGTTTCAGGTAGCTTATGCCTATGAGCAATCCACTACTTGGCATCTGCGTAAACCGCAAATATCTTGA
- a CDS encoding GNAT family N-acetyltransferase → MTAQFEYSTLAHPQDIKQLETILEQCFISGLGGEEAYINLIGVENFRIIRGWEQVVGGLATLDMGQWWGGVRVPMTGIAAVGIAPEYRGSGAAIALMQHMLKELYARGVAISALYPAVQTLYRKVGYEQGGSWCIWEISTRNIQVREQPLPLEPVVSINHQIFHELYQQQARLTHGYLDRHPAIWQRIIQPDEKETVYAYFIGTKEQPQGYIIFTQERTEDGEILWVKDWVLRTVAAAQTFWSFLANHRSQIHQVRWKSSAIDSLTLLLPEQTAKIWRESRWLFRVIDVVKALEARGYPSEIQAELHLEIQDNLLPANNGKFILSVANGRGEVTKGGKGELQLNIRELAPLYTSLFTPYHLQQVGKLNGTEKAILAATQIFAGASPWMPDFF, encoded by the coding sequence ATGACGGCTCAATTTGAATACAGCACTCTTGCTCATCCACAGGATATTAAGCAGCTTGAGACTATCCTTGAGCAGTGTTTTATCAGCGGACTTGGTGGTGAAGAAGCTTATATCAACCTGATTGGGGTAGAAAATTTCCGCATTATTCGGGGATGGGAGCAAGTAGTTGGTGGATTGGCAACTCTGGATATGGGTCAGTGGTGGGGTGGTGTGCGTGTACCAATGACAGGAATTGCGGCAGTGGGCATTGCTCCAGAGTATCGTGGTTCGGGAGCTGCGATCGCTCTCATGCAGCACATGCTCAAAGAACTTTATGCTAGGGGCGTAGCAATTTCCGCTCTTTATCCAGCTGTTCAAACTTTGTACCGAAAAGTAGGGTATGAGCAGGGAGGTAGCTGGTGTATTTGGGAAATTTCTACCAGGAATATCCAAGTGCGGGAGCAACCCCTGCCTTTAGAACCAGTAGTCAGCATCAATCATCAAATTTTTCATGAACTATATCAGCAGCAAGCGAGACTAACGCATGGATATTTAGACCGACATCCAGCAATATGGCAACGAATAATCCAGCCCGATGAGAAGGAAACAGTCTATGCCTATTTTATTGGTACTAAAGAGCAACCCCAAGGCTATATCATCTTCACTCAAGAGCGAACAGAAGATGGTGAAATCCTTTGGGTAAAAGATTGGGTACTTCGCACAGTTGCTGCTGCACAAACTTTCTGGTCTTTTCTGGCAAATCATCGCTCTCAAATTCACCAGGTGCGATGGAAGAGTTCTGCAATTGATTCTCTGACATTGCTACTACCAGAGCAAACTGCCAAAATATGGCGTGAGAGTCGTTGGCTGTTTCGGGTAATAGATGTAGTCAAGGCACTGGAAGCACGGGGTTATCCATCGGAAATCCAAGCTGAACTGCACCTAGAAATTCAAGATAATTTGCTACCTGCAAACAATGGTAAATTCATTCTTTCTGTCGCCAACGGACGTGGTGAAGTCACAAAAGGCGGAAAGGGAGAGTTACAGCTAAATATCCGCGAATTGGCACCATTGTATACAAGTTTGTTCACCCCCTACCATTTGCAACAAGTGGGAAAACTTAATGGGACAGAAAAGGCTATCTTAGCAGCTACGCAAATATTTGCAGGTGCTTCGCCTTGGATGCCTGATTTCTTTTAA
- a CDS encoding OB-fold nucleic acid binding domain-containing protein — MIKIATRKYLGKQNVYDIGVERDHNFAIKNGLIASNCFNKSHSTAYGYVTYQTAYLKANYPLEYMAALLTANSGDTDKVQRYITNCTNMGISIDPPDINRSGVDFTPTAGKILFGFSAVRNVGQNAIACILEARNETGEFKTLADFCDRVDLRAVNRRTLESLIYCGAFDKIEPNRQQLINDSELVYDWAQSRAKDRASGQGNLFDILGDGFSSTQNKRANNAFETAPKSKPVTDLPPQKKLQMEKELLGFYVSDHPLKSLRQITPLLTPINLSQLGEQREDTRLCAVVMLNNVKKVVTKKGDQMAILQIEDLTTQSEAVVFPKTYERISSLLQVDTRLIIWGKVDRRDEQTQFILEDAEPVETVQMVMVELNPQQAGNMEDLHRLKTILQEHSVDKEKAKMPVIGIIQTETSRKLVRLGWQFCVQDSRITVQALQNASFPAHIKSLTGS, encoded by the coding sequence ATGATAAAAATAGCTACACGCAAATATTTAGGCAAACAAAATGTCTATGACATTGGGGTTGAGCGTGACCATAATTTTGCGATCAAAAATGGCTTAATAGCTTCCAATTGTTTCAATAAATCCCATTCAACTGCTTATGGTTATGTAACTTATCAAACAGCATATTTAAAAGCTAATTACCCATTGGAATATATGGCGGCCCTGTTAACAGCTAACAGTGGTGATACCGATAAGGTACAGAGATATATTACTAACTGTACAAATATGGGTATTTCCATAGATCCGCCAGATATTAATCGTTCTGGTGTTGATTTTACGCCAACGGCAGGAAAGATTCTGTTTGGATTTTCGGCGGTGCGTAACGTGGGGCAAAATGCGATCGCTTGTATTTTGGAAGCGAGAAATGAGACAGGAGAGTTCAAGACTCTTGCTGATTTTTGCGATCGCGTCGATTTACGTGCTGTTAACCGCCGAACTCTAGAGTCGCTGATTTATTGTGGAGCCTTTGACAAAATTGAACCCAACCGCCAACAGTTAATTAACGACTCAGAATTAGTGTACGATTGGGCACAATCTCGCGCTAAAGACAGAGCCAGTGGTCAAGGGAATCTGTTTGATATATTGGGCGATGGTTTTTCTTCGACTCAGAATAAAAGAGCAAATAATGCCTTTGAGACTGCTCCCAAATCTAAACCTGTGACGGATTTACCCCCACAGAAAAAGTTGCAGATGGAGAAAGAATTATTAGGCTTTTATGTATCAGATCATCCACTGAAATCCTTACGACAAATAACACCACTTTTGACTCCAATTAACCTTTCACAACTGGGAGAACAAAGGGAAGATACAAGGCTTTGTGCAGTTGTCATGTTAAATAACGTCAAAAAAGTGGTGACTAAAAAAGGCGATCAGATGGCAATTTTGCAAATAGAAGACTTAACTACACAATCAGAAGCAGTAGTTTTTCCTAAAACCTATGAACGCATTAGTTCCCTACTCCAAGTTGATACTAGATTAATTATTTGGGGAAAAGTAGATCGACGCGATGAGCAAACTCAATTTATTCTTGAAGATGCAGAACCAGTGGAAACAGTACAAATGGTGATGGTGGAATTAAACCCTCAGCAAGCAGGTAACATGGAAGACTTACATCGCTTGAAAACAATTTTGCAAGAACATTCAGTAGACAAAGAAAAGGCAAAAATGCCAGTGATTGGAATTATCCAAACTGAAACTTCTCGTAAACTTGTTCGCTTGGGTTGGCAATTTTGTGTACAAGATTCTAGAATAACCGTTCAAGCTTTGCAAAATGCTAGTTTTCCTGCTCATATAAAATCGCTGACTGGTAGCTGA
- a CDS encoding cytochrome c oxidase subunit 3: MESYINSHELPHTAAEHTHDEEGNKMFGFIVFLLSESVIFLSFFAGYAIYKTTTPNWLPAGVSGLEIKEPTINTVILVASSFVIYLAERALQRHDLVKFRLFLLATMAMGTYFLVGQAIEWNGLAFGFTSGVFGGTFYLLTGFHGLHVFTGILLQLIILVRSFLPGNYDTGHFGVNATSLFWHFVDVIWIILFILIYVWQ, translated from the coding sequence ATGGAAAGCTATATCAATTCCCACGAATTGCCCCACACAGCCGCAGAACATACCCACGACGAAGAAGGCAACAAAATGTTTGGCTTCATCGTCTTCCTCCTCTCAGAAAGCGTCATTTTCTTGAGTTTTTTCGCCGGATATGCCATCTACAAAACAACAACCCCTAACTGGCTACCAGCTGGTGTTTCTGGACTAGAAATAAAAGAACCGACAATCAACACAGTAATTCTGGTTGCTAGTAGCTTTGTAATTTACTTAGCAGAACGCGCCCTTCAACGCCACGACTTAGTAAAATTCCGCCTGTTTCTCTTGGCAACAATGGCGATGGGAACTTACTTTTTAGTTGGACAGGCGATTGAATGGAACGGCCTCGCCTTTGGTTTCACTTCCGGGGTATTTGGTGGAACGTTTTATCTGCTTACAGGCTTCCACGGTTTGCATGTTTTCACTGGTATCCTGTTGCAGTTGATAATTTTGGTACGTTCTTTCCTACCTGGCAACTACGATACAGGTCACTTCGGCGTCAACGCAACCTCGTTATTCTGGCACTTCGTCGATGTTATCTGGATTATTTTGTTTATCCTGATCTATGTTTGGCAGTAA
- a CDS encoding DMT family transporter, with translation MSISWIYLIIAIVFEVSGTTCMKLSQGFTKTLPSVLIFVFYGLCFTFLTFALKRLEVSVAYSVWAGLGTILVALIGIIWFRESATLMKLLSIALIIIGVIGINASE, from the coding sequence ATGTCAATCAGTTGGATTTACCTCATCATAGCAATCGTTTTTGAGGTTTCAGGCACAACTTGCATGAAATTATCGCAGGGATTTACTAAAACACTTCCTTCGGTATTAATATTTGTCTTCTATGGACTTTGTTTTACTTTTTTGACTTTTGCTCTCAAGAGACTTGAAGTGAGTGTAGCTTATTCTGTCTGGGCTGGATTGGGAACTATCCTAGTTGCGCTTATTGGTATTATCTGGTTTCGGGAATCTGCCACATTGATGAAACTTTTGTCAATCGCCTTAATAATCATAGGGGTAATTGGTATAAATGCAAGTGAATAA
- a CDS encoding 4Fe-4S single cluster domain-containing protein encodes MEIKPTDPSLALMEIPPGYLNIMGYVDQSEVNGPGCRAVVWVQGCLRECPGCFNTNSWSFEANQLIAVDTLAENILSNPRNMGVTFSGGEPFWQATALASLARKVKAAGLNVMSFTGFTLKQLQSQSAPPGSQELLEQLDILIDGPFVQSLAINSPDSPVSSSNQRVRVLNPAFQDQITWASDQIEIHILKDGGRIVTGYQGGLELTE; translated from the coding sequence ATGGAAATTAAGCCAACTGACCCATCGCTAGCACTCATGGAAATTCCCCCTGGCTATCTCAACATTATGGGTTATGTTGATCAGTCAGAAGTGAATGGCCCTGGTTGTCGTGCAGTTGTCTGGGTACAAGGTTGTCTTCGTGAGTGTCCTGGCTGCTTTAATACTAACTCCTGGTCATTTGAGGCTAACCAATTGATTGCTGTTGATACTCTTGCCGAGAATATTCTTAGCAATCCCCGCAATATGGGTGTAACATTCTCTGGTGGAGAACCATTTTGGCAAGCAACTGCCCTGGCATCTTTAGCTCGGAAAGTCAAAGCTGCTGGGTTAAATGTAATGTCTTTTACTGGGTTTACTCTTAAGCAGCTACAGTCCCAATCCGCACCACCAGGTTCCCAAGAATTGTTAGAACAACTCGATATCTTGATTGACGGGCCTTTTGTACAATCTCTAGCAATTAATTCTCCCGATTCTCCAGTTTCTTCCAGTAATCAACGGGTTCGTGTGTTAAACCCAGCTTTTCAAGACCAAATTACTTGGGCTAGCGACCAGATAGAAATCCACATCCTCAAAGATGGTGGTCGCATTGTCACTGGCTATCAAGGTGGGCTGGAATTGACGGAATAA
- a CDS encoding helix-turn-helix domain-containing protein, whose amino-acid sequence MTLLNEAQIEQLKEITTHLRQVRQEKSIRIEEIAAQTLIRAGVLQALEEERFEELPEPIFVQGFIRRYGDALGLDGNALSYTFISNVVRQDSNNNHKNSDNKPNTYIPLVFTYILLLLAASTGLLYILNPPQIASETVTPEVNGEQSIVTNQ is encoded by the coding sequence GTGACGCTCTTAAACGAAGCTCAAATAGAGCAGCTAAAGGAAATAACCACACACTTGCGACAAGTAAGACAAGAAAAATCCATCCGCATAGAAGAAATAGCCGCTCAAACACTAATTAGAGCAGGTGTTTTGCAAGCTTTAGAAGAAGAACGATTTGAAGAATTGCCTGAGCCTATTTTTGTTCAAGGATTCATCCGTCGCTATGGAGATGCTTTAGGACTGGATGGAAATGCTCTATCGTACACCTTTATAAGCAATGTTGTCCGCCAAGACTCCAATAACAATCATAAAAATTCAGACAACAAGCCAAATACATACATACCTCTTGTTTTTACCTACATTCTATTATTACTAGCTGCATCTACTGGCCTTTTATATATACTTAACCCACCACAAATTGCATCTGAAACCGTGACTCCAGAAGTCAATGGTGAACAATCAATAGTCACTAATCAGTGA